In Methanohalobium evestigatum Z-7303, the DNA window TTAACACAAACGGTACATTCAGCTTTTAATACACTGTTTTTATTTGGCTTAGTAGCCACATATAGTTTCCTTGATAGTGTTTTCTTATGAATACTTATAAAAAATATTGGCCAGGATTAATGGAGAAAGTAGAATTGTATAAAAATATATAATTCTACCTTTTTACAAGATAGGAAAAAAAACATGGTATGTATTCTGATGTTGCTCGAGAATTGGATAGAACTAAAAATAGACAAAAAACCAGCAACGGTGATATAGTAGAATATGAAGATTCAAACCGTGGACACATCTGGACTATTGAAAAAAGAATCAATAGCAAAACTAAAAAATCTATAGGTACCTTAGCATTAGTTATCAAAATGGGACTAATTAATGAAGAGGATTTGAAAGATATTATATCCGATACATTAAGAGAATTTGACTATTATTATAAATTGACCGAAAATGCTGTTTTTAAACTCGATGAAGATGAAGTTGAAGCTCTTGTCATGAGCATAATTTCCGGTAACGAAGAAAAAATTGATAGTTTATTCCAAGAATGATTACTCGATTTTTAAAAAATAATGGTGAACGAATAATTAAAATATATTTAAAAAGAACATAAATCAGGAAATATGAGTTACGAAGATAAAGTTATAAATGCAATAGATGATGGTTACAAGGAACACCTTGACAAAATCGTAAAGGTTGAAAGAGATTTACCAGATGTACCAATACCATTTTGGGAATATCAGGATGTGAGGATAAAACCGCATGAACTGAAAAAACTATTCCTTGAATACGAAGTTATAGAGATGTTAATATGTATATTAGAACAATAGAAAAATACTCTTAATTTGTAGCAAATTTGGTTTTGTAGAAATGTTTCATATTCAAATATCTATTAATAATATATTTAGATGTGTTTTCGAAGATTGATTATGCTTCTTAAATCTTGCTTATTAGTGCTGATTTCAATAGGGTTTCTAAAAAGCCTGCTTTTTTCCAAGAAAAACCATATATATACTTGATTTCGTGTCGAGATTAAATTAAGGTTATGAAAAATTTTCACAAGAACCATAATCTACACTTTATTTCCGGAGGAACTTCGAATAATCTTTATTTTTTAGCAAAACGAAATGTTCCATTAATGGGTATGAAATATCCAGGTTAGGTAGAACATTCCTAGAAACTCTTAACCTGGTGAATTGGTTAGAAAAAAGAGGGGTACAAGTCATATCTCTATCTCCTGGTGAATCCTGGAGTACAGTACAGGATAAGTCATTTAGACAATTCTTAATCTCTATTTTTTCATGGGTCGCAGAAAATGAGAGAAACGTATTAAGAGAAAGGGTAAAAGTAGGTATACAGGAAGCTAAACAGAATGGTAAACAGATAGGCAGACCGACCAAAGAACCAGATAAAAAAACTGTGATGAAATACAGAAAAAAAGGTCTTACTTGGGCTGAAATTAGTAGAATTATGCAGATACCCACATCTACTATGTATAAATATAAAGAAAAATGGGAACAGGAAGATAGACTTAACAGAGTTAAAAATGCAGGAGATGATGAAAATGAAATTAGCTGAACTAGTAGAACCAAAGGCAAATATTGCATAAAACTTGCTTATGGTTTTTTGTTCTTTTTTTTCTGGCTATTTCTAAAAAGTATTATTATAAATAGCATATTCTATTAATGCGTACTATTTACATTAGGAATAAATGTAGATAAGTAATTCTGGTTATATTTATTTCATTTTGGGTTTTGGCCATTAAATCCTTGTTTTTGTTTAAACATAGCAATTTTTTAATATCTGTAGTTATATTTTCAGATGAATTTACATGGTCATATTGGATATACAAACAATCATTGCGAAAATATAGGTAGAAATATTCATTTTCAGATTCATTCCATCTCTTAAGCCACTGATGACCTACAGTACTTGAAATTCCCACTCGTTTAAAAGAGACTACTAATACTGTTACCTTCATAGCGATACTTGATGAAATATAATCTTTTCATTACCCTTGATTACTTCTATGTTTTATAAGGTCTAAAAGATCATTGTAAGTGATATGATTTTGAACGGGAATTTGTTCTAATTTTGTCATAATATGATTTATTGCTGTTATAATTCATATATACTGAGCTCAACTAGGAAAATAATTTAAAATTGATAGGGTTTTTAAAGTTGTTATTCAAAAAAACTTTAATAAGACCTTTGATAACGGGTATGTTATTCGTTTTTCATTTTATTGCCGGGTATTTTCACACGATTAGTTTATCATGCTGCTATCTCCGGCACAAATAATCTTAGAAAAGAGGTGGCAAAAGAATGGGTGATGTTGAAGCTCTGAAAAAACAGGAGCAAAGGAAAAGAATAAACAGTGGATATATGTGGGCTCTTATATGTGCAGTTTTCTGGGGATTGTGGTATATTCCGGGAGAGATTATATGGAATATCAATCCTTTCAATGAAATGCTTTCTGAAGTTTCACATATGATGAGCAGTAGTGGTTCGATGGTTGTAGTTGCTGCAGAAGTATCGGCTTTAAATGCATTGTTTGCAGTACTATCGCTTATTATCTGGAATGGTTGTCTGCTGAGATTGAATGAACTCGGAAGAACCATTAAAAACTTTAACTTATGTTCCAAATGGCTTCTGGCAGGATCTGTTTTGGGAGGACCTGTTGCAATTTTTGGCTCATTTATGGCAATGGCATTTATTGGAAGTGCTTTTGCAGCAGTCGCAAGTCTTCTATATCCTGTTGTCGGCTCTGTAGCAGCATTTTTATGGTACGGTGAAAAAATAACCAGACGTGCCAGTATTGGTATATTCATAATCATAGTGGGAAGTATATCCATATTTGGAGGTAAATTTATACACGACATTCATAGTGCTGGAGGACTACAATGGCTTGGATATCTGGGAGGTTTAATGGCTGCATCTGGATGGGGACTTGAAGGTGCTATTGCAGGGATAGGACTGGAGTTTTCAGAATCTGACACCGGTCTAACTGCAAGATTTATATTTGAATTGCTGTTTTGGTGGCTCATCATTATACCAATATTTGCAATAGCAGGATTCCCGATGTATGAATATGCAACAGCAGTATTCCAACCGGTTCCATTGATGGTTCTGGCATTTACAGGACTTGCATCAGGTTTTTGTTATGTCACATGGTACAAATCTTTTCCACTTATCGGTGTTGGACGCGGACAGGGTGTGGCGAACTTGTACGGTTTGATATCTATAATATTATTGTTACTGTTTGTGGGTTCAACACCAGGATGGACGGTATTTATCGGAGGATTGTTATGTGTTGCAGGTGCTGTTGTGATGTTTACAGAGGAGCCCCTTGAAATCGAAACACTAAGAAACCAAAACACAGAAGGTTTAAAAATGGAGGATGACTTTTAAACCTTCTTTTTACTTTATTTATGTCGATAACTCAAGGTTTTTTGTTTATATTTATCCGCGATAAACACATCTATCCAACCTTATGCAAAACTGATATTAGCTGTTAATTGTTTAAATGTTTCAGAAACCAGTTGTTTTATATGATCGGTATCGATTATGAATAATTCAGATATACCCTCTGATACTTTTCCATATGAACTCGATGACAGATTCACCGTTATAGTGTATAAAACCCGAAAGTATTCATCGTAATAGTACATAAGAAGCTACTATTTATAATAATAGATTTGTTGATTCTCTATTATCTCTCAAACAAAAAACCATACAAAAAATACAATCACAAATTTACGTTAAAATTAATTGTTAACATAAATCGTTTTAAAATATATTATATAATATAGTATTAACAGTTAATGTGTAATAATTACAACAGGATGGACATCTTTATGAAAATGAAGGTATTCTTCCTTCTAAATCATAGAAAATTTTTATTTTTAAAACCAAAAAATTAATTGAATATGATGTTCATAGTAGTTTTATCAAGGAAAAGAAAAGTAGCAAAGGAATAAAAGAGTCTCAGAGAGGGGATATGCGTGCATTTTCCTTTGCTATCATATTGATACTATACATATCTTATATTAATTTTTTATGTTTTATAGTAAACAGAACCAAAATGTTCATCGTTTCCAAATTTAGATAATTTTTGCTCAACTAAATCAAAGAGATAGGCTGAATGATGTCCTTTTTTTGTACATAGTTTCAATTCCCTTCCAATATAAATTAGGTATCTACAATAGAAAACCTGTGCCTCATAATATAGATGGACATAACTACAAAAAACCCCAACAAACTTGGTGCGTATATTGCTATTAGAAAAATTGATATAAAAAGTGTTTTTAAGTATTTATTAGGCAAAGGATATGCACGCATTTATCTCCTCTTAATGAGGTTTTTTGTTCCTTTGCCTTTTTAGTTACATACTATAGTCTTTAACTCAATGAATTATACTTCTGATTTGTACATCGAATTTTTTCATCCAAGCTTTAGCAAATGACAGTGAATTTCCGATCTTCATGAACACTGTTTTTATGATTGACCTCATATGCTGTTTTGATTGAACAAACCTTACAGATATTTCTCTTTTAATAGATTTCCATATGAACTCAACGGGGTTTAAATCAGGCGAATACGGAGGCAGGAACACCAGTATAATACCCAGTTGTTTCGCTTTCATGGTCGTTTTCAGTGCATGATGTGCTCTGGCATTATCCATAATCAACACGATAGGTCTACCATGATTGATTCTTGATATTTCCTCGAGGAATTCACAGACATCATCAGATTTTGATGAATCTTTGAATTCGATCAGGTTGTTACCGTTTATGGAATAAAATGCAAAAGCATTTGCTTTTATGTAATCCGTGTTCTTGTAAATCACGGGTTTATCAAACGACCAGAGTCTCTGTGTATTGGCTCTGGTCTGTGGAGACGATTCATCCATGAACCCTATTACATAGGGTTCATCGGTCTCAGTGTTTAAGAGAGTAAGTATGTCTTCGAGGTTTTTTTAAAATCTCATCAGCATTTTCAGGTTTTCTGTAGTCGTAAGTATATGGTTTGGAATGTTTCATGCCAAACTGTATCATTATGATTCTTATCTGTTTGAGAGAATATTCAACCCCGTACTTTTGTATAACGAGCTGCCTGACTTCATTAGTAGTCCACAGGCTCCTCTCTTTAAGTATATCCTTGAGTTCATCAAACTGTTGTTGTGTGAGTTTGTGTTCTCTGCCCTTGCTTACCATAGGAACTAGTGCCTCATAACCACCTTTATTCCATCTATCCTGCCAGTAATACCCGGTCATTTTAGTGATACCAACTTTGTCAGCAGCTTCGCTGACAGAGTCTCCAAGATACCTGAATTTGCAGAAATATAGCCGTCTCAACATCCTGGCATTAGTCTCGGTTTTTATTAGAGTGTTGAGCTGGTCAAGTGTCACATGATGCTCAATATCTATCTGGTCTTTTCTTCGT includes these proteins:
- a CDS encoding recombinase family protein, which produces MSRLGRTFLETLNLVNWLEKRGVQVISLSPGESWSTVQDKSFRQFLISIFSWVAENERNVLRERVKVGIQEAKQNGKQIGRPTKEPDKKTVMKYRKKGLTWAEISRIMQIPTSTMYKYKEKWEQEDRLNRVKNAGDDENEIS
- a CDS encoding DMT family transporter — its product is MGDVEALKKQEQRKRINSGYMWALICAVFWGLWYIPGEIIWNINPFNEMLSEVSHMMSSSGSMVVVAAEVSALNALFAVLSLIIWNGCLLRLNELGRTIKNFNLCSKWLLAGSVLGGPVAIFGSFMAMAFIGSAFAAVASLLYPVVGSVAAFLWYGEKITRRASIGIFIIIVGSISIFGGKFIHDIHSAGGLQWLGYLGGLMAASGWGLEGAIAGIGLEFSESDTGLTARFIFELLFWWLIIIPIFAIAGFPMYEYATAVFQPVPLMVLAFTGLASGFCYVTWYKSFPLIGVGRGQGVANLYGLISIILLLLFVGSTPGWTVFIGGLLCVAGAVVMFTEEPLEIETLRNQNTEGLKMEDDF
- a CDS encoding IS630 family transposase (programmed frameshift) yields the protein MKQRRKDQIDIEHHVTLDQLNTLIKTETNARMLRRLYFCKFRYLGDSVSEAADKVGITKMTGYYWQDRWNKGGYEALVPMVSKGREHKLTQQQFDELKDILKERSLWTTNEVRQLVIQKYGVEYSLKQIRIIMIQFGMKHSKPYTYDYRKPENADEILKKLEDILTLLNTETDEPYVIGFMDESSPQTRANTQRLWSFDKPVIYKNTDYIKANAFAFYSINGNNLIEFKDSSKSDDVCEFLEEISRINHGRPIVLIMDNARAHHALKTTMKAKQLGIILVFLPPYSPDLNPVEFIWKSIKREISVRFVQSKQHMRSIIKTVFMKIGNSLSFAKAWMKKFDVQIRSIIH